One stretch of Eretmochelys imbricata isolate rEreImb1 chromosome 1, rEreImb1.hap1, whole genome shotgun sequence DNA includes these proteins:
- the LIPT1 gene encoding lipoyl amidotransferase LIPT1, mitochondrial, with amino-acid sequence MIIPSSLKNYFQLFYVLKISAAGFKCTANRGLILQSVSSDVYQNLAVEDWIHDNMNLENGQVLFLWRNSPTVVIGRHQNPWQECNLKIMRKKNIKLARRRSGGGTVYHDLGNINFTFFTSKKKYERMENLKLVVRALKGLQPQLDVCATDRFDLLLDGNFKISGTAAKLGKTVAYHHCTLLCNADRFLLSPVLKSPYKGIKSNATPSMPALVKNLFEEDPTLTCEMVMDAVAAEYARCHQIDHHITLINPADETVFPGINNKTKELQTWEWIYGKTPKFSISSCFNIVYEHILLEVKVDIHVKHGRIEVCNIDLPEQWLPPAMCNELEKNLIGSKFCPSETTALASALLRICPQNYELHRKWSLLCENVMTLM; translated from the coding sequence ATGATAATCCCATCATCCCTGAAGAActattttcagttattttatGTCCTCAAGATTTCAGCAGCTGGCTTCAAGTGTACAGCAAACAGAGGACTCATTCTACAGTCTGTTTCTAGTGATGTTTACCAGAATTTGGCTGTGGAAGATTGGATTCATGACAACATGAATTTAGAGAACGGACAGGTTCTTTTCCTTTGGAGAAATTCTCCCACTGTGGTGATTGGGAGACACCAGAATCCCTGGCAGGAATGTAACCTCAAGATAATGAGGAAGAAGAACATAAAACTAGCTCGAaggagaagtgggggagggacGGTTTACCATGATCTGGGCAATATCAATTTTACTTTCTTCACATCCAAGAAAAAATATGAGCGAATGGAAAACTTAAAATTGGTTGTTAGGGCTCTAAAAGGATTGCAACCCCAGTTAGATGTGTGTGCCACTGACAGATTTGATCTCTTGCTAGATGGGAATTTTAAAATCTCAGGTACTGCTGCAAAGCTAGGAAAGACGGTTGCTTATCATCACTGCACTTTGCTATGCAATGCAGATAGGTTTCTTTTATCTCCTGTACTGAAGAGTCCTTACAAGGGGATAAAAAGCAATGCCACTCCTAGCATGCCTGCTTTAGTGAAAAATCTCTTTGAAGAGGATCCTACGTTAACATGTGAGATGGTCATGGATGCTGTTGCTGCAGAATATGCAAGATGCCATCAAATTGACCATCATATTACCCTAATAAACCCAGCCGATGAGACAGTGTTTCCTGGAATTAATAATAAAACCAAAGAACTACAAACCTGGGAATGGATATATGGCAAGACACCAAAATTTAGTATTAGCAGTTGCTTTAACATAGTGTATGAACATATTCTCCTTGAAGTTAAAGTGGATATTCATGTAAAGCATGGGAGAATTGAAGTTTGTAACATAGATTTGCCAGAGCAGTGGCTGCCACCAGCAATGTGCAATGAACTAGAGAAAAACCTAATTGGCAGTAAGTTTTGCCCCAGTGAAACTACAGCATTAGCAAGTGCTCTGCTGAGAATATGTCCACAAAACTATGAGTTGCATAGGAAGTGGAGTCTCTTATGTGAGAATGTGATGACACTAATGTGA
- the MITD1 gene encoding MIT domain-containing protein 1 isoform X2, whose amino-acid sequence MPAGCSLPPAPMSQAGPGAVAALEPPAVATLKRAVELDSASRFQESLVCYQEGIDLLLQVLKATKDETKKAHYRQKIPEYMKRAEAIKKHIEKEREDGKYHQQIKIEENSTGFSYEKVFQDYLNETVTEVWVEDPYIRHVHQFYNFLRFCEMLVKGPCRVKTIHLLTSYDEGSGKSQQTSSLEEIKQSLKNYGVTLNVSFSSSIHDREIRVVFALDTVTLI is encoded by the exons ATGCCCGCCGGGTGCAGCTTGCCGCCTGCCCCCATGTCCCAGGCCGGTCCAGGCGCGGTGGCCGCGCTGGAGCCCCCGGCGGTGGCGACGCTGAAGCGGGCGGTAGAGCTGGACTCGGCGTCCCGCTTCCAGGAGTCGCTGGTGTGTTACCAGGAGGGGATTGacctgctgctgcaggtgctgaaAG CTACAAAAGATGAAACAAAAAAAGCTCATTACAGACAAAAAATACCTGAATACATGAAGAGAGCTGAAGCTATTAAAAAACATattgaaaaagaaagagaag ATGGTAAATACCACCAGCAAATTAAAATTGAAGAAAATTCAACTGGTTTCAGCTATGAGAAGGTTTTCCAAGACTACCTTAATGAGACCGTTACAGAAGTTTGGGTAGAGGACCCATACATCAGACATGTTCACCAG TTCTACAACTTCTTAAGATTCTGTGAGATGCTTGTTAAGGGGCCCTGCAGAGTGAAAACTATCCACCTCCTAACTTCCTATGATGAA GGTAGTGGAAAGAGTCAACAGACAAGTAGCCTAGAAGAAATAAAGCAATCACTAAAGAACTATGGAGTAACACTGAATGTCTCATTTTCATCTTCAATTCATGATCGAGAAATAAG GGTCGTTTTTGCCTTGGATACTGTGACTTTGATTTGA
- the LOC144258968 gene encoding lysozyme g-like, which translates to MLLTLMILGLAALFGTSESQTGCFGNINNVDTTGASCKTARQEGLNYCGVPASEKIAERDLNNMNKYKTFIKSAGKKRCVDPAVIAGIVSRESNAGTVLKRNWGDDSNAFGLIQIDKNYHSIVGQWNGEDHLLDVTQMLIGMIKGIQKKFPRWTKEQQMKGGISAYKGGLGNVRSYVNMDIGTPGDDYANDVVARAKFYKRNGY; encoded by the exons ATGCTACTAACGCTGATGATTCTGGGCCTTGCTGCCCTTTTTG GTACTTCTGAGAGTCAGACTGGATGCTTTGGTAACATAAACAATGTTGATACCACTGGGGCTTCCTGTAAAACTGCAAGACAAGAAGGTTTAAATTACTGTG GAGTTCCTGCATCAGAAAAGATTGCTGAGAGGGACTTAAATAATATGAACAAATATAAAACCTTCATTAAGAGCGCTGGCAAAAAAAGATGTGTGGATCCAGCTGTGATCGCTGGTATCGTCTCTCGGGAGTCGAATGCTGGAACTGTCCTAAAGCGTAACTGGGGCGATGACAGCAATGCATTTGGTTTAATACAG ATTGATAAAAACTACCATAGTATTGTTGGACAGTGGAATGGTGAAGATCATCTCCTTGATGTTACACAAATGCTTATTGGTATGATTAAGGGAATCCAGAAAAAATTCCCCAGATGGACAAAGGAACAACAGATGAAAG GTGGGATTTCTGCCTACAAGGGAGGACTAGGAAATGTCCGAAGTTATGTAAATATGGATATTGGCACGCCTGGCGATGATTATGCCAATGATGTCGTTGCACGAGCCAAGTTTTATAAGAGAAATGGATACTGA
- the MITD1 gene encoding MIT domain-containing protein 1 isoform X1, which produces MPAGCSLPPAPMSQAGPGAVAALEPPAVATLKRAVELDSASRFQESLVCYQEGIDLLLQVLKATKDETKKAHYRQKIPEYMKRAEAIKKHIEKEREDGKYHQQIKIEENSTGFSYEKVFQDYLNETVTEVWVEDPYIRHVHQFYNFLRFCEMLVKGPCRVKTIHLLTSYDEGSGKSQQTSSLEEIKQSLKNYGVTLNVSFSSSIHDREIRFNNGWMIKIGRGLDYFKKPQGRFCLGYCDFDLRPCHETTVDVFHTKHTKKT; this is translated from the exons ATGCCCGCCGGGTGCAGCTTGCCGCCTGCCCCCATGTCCCAGGCCGGTCCAGGCGCGGTGGCCGCGCTGGAGCCCCCGGCGGTGGCGACGCTGAAGCGGGCGGTAGAGCTGGACTCGGCGTCCCGCTTCCAGGAGTCGCTGGTGTGTTACCAGGAGGGGATTGacctgctgctgcaggtgctgaaAG CTACAAAAGATGAAACAAAAAAAGCTCATTACAGACAAAAAATACCTGAATACATGAAGAGAGCTGAAGCTATTAAAAAACATattgaaaaagaaagagaag ATGGTAAATACCACCAGCAAATTAAAATTGAAGAAAATTCAACTGGTTTCAGCTATGAGAAGGTTTTCCAAGACTACCTTAATGAGACCGTTACAGAAGTTTGGGTAGAGGACCCATACATCAGACATGTTCACCAG TTCTACAACTTCTTAAGATTCTGTGAGATGCTTGTTAAGGGGCCCTGCAGAGTGAAAACTATCCACCTCCTAACTTCCTATGATGAA GGTAGTGGAAAGAGTCAACAGACAAGTAGCCTAGAAGAAATAAAGCAATCACTAAAGAACTATGGAGTAACACTGAATGTCTCATTTTCATCTTCAATTCATGATCGAGAAATAAG ATTCAACAATGGATGGATGATTAAGATTGGAAGAGGGCTTGATTATTTTAAGAAACCACAG GGTCGTTTTTGCCTTGGATACTGTGACTTTGATTTGAGACCGTGTCATGAAACAACAGTGGATGTCTTTCATACTAAACATACAAAGAAAACATGA
- the MRPL30 gene encoding large ribosomal subunit protein uL30m isoform X1, whose amino-acid sequence MAAAALGCVAKRPPAAWRTLAKSSMESLTWTGWIRHKFTKSRIPASVFQPRPSDHEKYGGDPQQPHKLHLVTRIKSGIGRPYWEKKIIHDLGLDKANQPRVHKNIPSVNGKLKVIKHLIRIQPLKLPHGIPTEEEMSDTLLKSTGELVIRRHLKCVEQKAIKS is encoded by the exons ATGGCGGCGGCGGCGCTGGGCTGCGTCGCTAAGAGACCCCCGGCCGCCTGGAGA ACTCTGGCAAAAAGCAGCATGGAATCACTGACTTGGACAGGATGGATTCGCCATAAATTTACTAAGTCAAGAATTCCAGCTTCA GTATTTCAGCCACGGCCTTCAGATCATGAAAAATACGGAGGTGATCCTCAGCAGCCTCACAAACTGCATCTTGTCACTAGAATCAAAAGTGGAATAGGTCGTCCATATTGGGAAAAGAAGATAATACATGATCTTGGACTGGATAAA GCAAATCAGCCCAGAGTGCACAAAAATATCCCATCTGTGAATGGAAAACTGAAAGTCATAAAGCATCTAATAAG AATTCAGCCCCTGAAACTGCCTCATGGAATTCCCACAGAAGAGGAAATGTCAGATACCTTACTTAAGAGCACAGGAGAATTAGTAATTCGGCGGCATCTGAAATGCGTGGAACAAAAAGCAATTAAATCGTAG
- the MRPL30 gene encoding large ribosomal subunit protein uL30m isoform X2, with product MESLTWTGWIRHKFTKSRIPASVFQPRPSDHEKYGGDPQQPHKLHLVTRIKSGIGRPYWEKKIIHDLGLDKANQPRVHKNIPSVNGKLKVIKHLIRIQPLKLPHGIPTEEEMSDTLLKSTGELVIRRHLKCVEQKAIKS from the exons ATGGAATCACTGACTTGGACAGGATGGATTCGCCATAAATTTACTAAGTCAAGAATTCCAGCTTCA GTATTTCAGCCACGGCCTTCAGATCATGAAAAATACGGAGGTGATCCTCAGCAGCCTCACAAACTGCATCTTGTCACTAGAATCAAAAGTGGAATAGGTCGTCCATATTGGGAAAAGAAGATAATACATGATCTTGGACTGGATAAA GCAAATCAGCCCAGAGTGCACAAAAATATCCCATCTGTGAATGGAAAACTGAAAGTCATAAAGCATCTAATAAG AATTCAGCCCCTGAAACTGCCTCATGGAATTCCCACAGAAGAGGAAATGTCAGATACCTTACTTAAGAGCACAGGAGAATTAGTAATTCGGCGGCATCTGAAATGCGTGGAACAAAAAGCAATTAAATCGTAG